The window GAATAAAGATGAATACAGCAATTTAAATTTAATGGATTGGTCAGGATGTTTAACTAAAGTCTTTACATTAGTAATTCCAGGTTTTTGTGTTATACCCCAAGACTATCCACAAAGTCCAGTCTGAGTGACACAGAATCATCAGTTTAAAGGGTTTTTAGACACCAAAACACTGCACAAAGATTTATAACAACTCACTATTCCAGTATTACAAACAATCAACTTCATGGGCTATGATGTTCTCGACAGAACAATGCTATGCAACCTGATAATTTGGAGCTATTTGCTTTACAATTTGAGTTGACttaagctgttttcacacaggcACTACAGTCCTGACATTTCCAAAGATTTTCTGGGGGAGCAACGTGTGAGAACACAAATGTTCAGAGCTGATTTGCCAGCATGCTCCAAAGTAAAAACTCAGGAAGATCGGCGAGTGAGGCAACGTCTGAATATAGTAGTTGATCTTCGAAAGCACTTACTGTGAGCGGGTGTTCGTGTTTAAAGGAGCTGCTGCTTCATAATCTTTCATTCTGACCTTTACGCTGATTTCCACTCGCACAATGATACAAGGCATTGGTTCTAATTCACGTGGTGTTGATAAAATGCTAAAACAGTCGTTTGAGAGCTTCATTGTTCATTATTGACTAATAATGATTGACTTTTCGCATCATGTCCCTATAGCTCTCTACTCAGATGCTACTCAAATATTTCCAGCTGTGAGAGCAGCTGCGGCGAGAGTCTGGGTCAAAATATGACCTTTGTCCGGAACAGATCTGATATTTGCGTGTGAAAGCGATGTTAATGTAGACGTATATTCTCTAGTGAAGCCTGATTCACCAGAAACTGCAGGATTTCAGGATTTAAACTTCTTCTCGTGTTTAAATACGTAAAGTTAAACTGACAGAGAAActcataatataatataaaataactaatttgtttttcttgtcttgTTTTCCATATTCTACGTTAATTAGCCAAGCAATTTTCCCGTCCCTTCATTCTCACCAcattactttatttttctgtaattaGTCTCACTTTAACAGCTCCAAAATTGTCATTTGCTCTGTCTGTGCCTGTGTGACTCGAACATATGTGTGACAAAGAGGACAGTCAAAGCCTCTGTGGTCTTAACTCTCCATTAGCTCTAAAGGCTTTATGCGTCAGAAGCATAGAAACAGTTTTATTACCATCTCTGAGGGAACAGCGAGCACGCAGCGGGCACCATGAAGATCAAACTttaataaaagaagaagaagaagaacaaaagtTGACAATAAAGAACTGTGGAAGACATTAAAACTCATCTGACCCTGTAACCCTCTGTACTTACAACACTCCCACCATCATTACTTGAAATGGTCCGTGGAGAAACGTGATTCTCTGTGAACAGACGAAAGAAGACTTGAAGACGGTTGAACACATTTCTGTGACTTCAGCAGCAGAACAGTGATCAACAAAGGTCTAACCTGCATGAACTTGTATTTTTCCAGCCTTTGCATGATGATTGGGAGGATGACTGAGAGAAGGAAAGGGGAATATTAAGAGAGGAGCTCAGTGTAGTATTTGGAAATTAAACTTTATCCAATAACATCTTTGCATACTCATTCCTGGAGCTGCCATGGTGATCCGGGAGATGACCACCTGCGTGATGCCTTTTATTGCAGCATTCTGCACAAGAGATACGAGAACATTTCAATGGTATTaataaacaaaggaaaaaaaaagataaattacAGCAGCCTAAACCCATTAAAACAATGTGCAACATATGTGTGTATATCCCTTTGACATCAGATGcaaaattagttttatttgatGTCATTTCATAGATAAATGGAAACTCAAGAGTATCAATATCTAATTaggaataaattaaacaaaaagaacCAAGAATTTATATTTCCTTGTTTATTATCAGAGTATAAAGCAACAGCtttcttttcttattcttaATCTGATAAGTCACGAGATAAAGTACAGTCTGAGATGGTGGTTAGTTAGTTAGTGTTAACAGAAAAACACTAAATCTGGAGGAAGCTGTGTTTATTTCTCTacatgcagaaaaagaaaattgggCTCTTCTGAACTTAGATTTTCCACTCGCGTTCGTAAGGTCCATTTGGAACAGTTGACTTTGACATAAACTCAAAACAGGAGTTTAGTGTGCCGAGTACTGACCTTAGAGTGGCCCAGTTTGTTGCCATTTTCATCTGTGACAGCGATGCCGTTTAGGATTTCCctgaaaaaacagagaaaattcAGCTGGACAGAAAAGCTAGAGTTTCCTTTTTCTGTAATACATGTGAACAGTAAGCTGGTATTTTTACTTCTCTGTAAAAGCGCAGGAGCTTCAGTACCTAAAACACAACTAAAACAGGGATGTTCAATTGTTTAAAACAAGTATTTCAGAGATTGAAGTCAAAACTCAAAATGATTCAGTCACTATCAAAGGACCAAAATGGTTAAAATGCCATCATACTTGTTTTCTAAAGCTACAATAGATAATGGACAACGACAGCATGTGCAAAGGTGGAAAGTGCAGGTGCAGAAATGGGTCTGCTGAAGTGTCTGGAAACTACTTTTGTATTTGATTCTGCTGATAAGGGTCAGGACATCCTGAACTGTACACAGAATCCAAGGTGAGTTTCATTTAACTTTATTTCAACGGCATGTTGCAGCTGTAGAGGGAAGGCTGCACACACAACACTCACAAAAGCTAACATCATAAGGCTGCTGCACACAACATAACATAAACCTAATTCCAAATATGTTTTGATGCCGTGTCAAATGTGTCATCTCAGGGATGTTGAACCATTTTTGTCTGATTTCATGCAGTGATTTtcatgacagaatcatgtcgGTTTTTAATGCAGCGCTGCTGAGGGGCCTGCCTGGCATGGCTCGATTTATTTGTCTTGACACCACCAAGATTACTTTCTATGACACTCGTCTCACCACCATCTTTAGATCGGCAATCTTGCCTAAACACCTTGACAGGAAATGTGTGTCAACATTTCTGTTCACTGTCATTTCGGCCTGCAGGCTATAAAATCAGCCCACTATGCCGTCACATATATTTTGGGGAGTAACACAACTGAGGACTCACTGCTGCCTCATCATGGGAATGTTAACACAGTTGGCTGCAGCAACGGCTGCAAACGGCACCCAGCGAGCCACGAGAGGAGGAGCTTTCTGCAGGAGAGAGTGGAGAGAAACCCACATAATCATCAGAGAAATGGCTCTGAGCTCATCATCCGAGTAAGTAGATATTGAATTAAGATTATTTTCTCTCGGCTTAAGTAccccgagaaaaaaaaaaaactttgcacTTGACTGATCAGATCTTGGTACTTTCATATTCTTGAGGTGCGCTACACCAACTGTTCTTGTGAGAGAGGAGACATCTGAGCGACTGTTTCAAATTTTCCAGACGAGTTACCTTCGTGTAGAGGTTGAGTCCGACTGCTGTTGCTAAAGCTGTGCTGGTTGCTGTAATATAGGCCACTCCAATCTGCCTGAGAGACACCAGGGAGACGCATAACAGAAGCCCTTTTAAGATTATACTGTTATTTAAAACAGCCTCAACGCCACATGTTAACAGTTAACTTAAGAATCACAGTTATTAACACTCCATTAGCACCTGTCATTTGAGGCATCTCGTGTCtccagataaagtccagatGCCTTTTAACACGTTTCTTTACCAtccgtccattttctatatccgcttaatccagttcagggtcgcaggggggctggagcctatcccagctgtcattgagcgagaggcggggtacaccatgtacaccacaccaccatgcatcCCACTTTTCTTTAAAGCTTAATTTCCACACTAGGAATCTTTTCCAAGAACCAGGGTCTTTTAGGGGTCCCTCAACCTTCTTCACTTTGACTGCAAGAATCAGGGGATAAAGAAAAGAGTCCTGGGGGCTGCGTTTCAGCCCATAAAAAGGCCATGGTAGGGAGGTATTACTTTTGAGACTATCTGGGAAAGGCTCACAGAGCTGGCCATTTCTGATTGGCCGTGTATTCCCTGCGTTTTATCTCTGCCTTTTAACTTCACTCGTCTCAGGTATAATCTCCACAATAGCTCATAAAATTTGTTACCTTCAAGTCGTCCCACAGGAATAGATGTTAATTAGTTTATAACGCAACTATCAAATTGTGACAATTATCTCTGGGAGCTCGAGAATTAACGAAGGGACAGAGCTCAGATTGTGACCAGAAAGAAGttaaatcagagaaataaaacagTCATGTGATTGTTCTACAGTGATTCTGCTCTAAAGCATAGGTAAAAACATCCAAAGCCCCATAAAAGTGTgtaacatggacagattttgagtAAATACAGCTGAGGCCGACTTCCTGCTTTTACACGTTCTGGTGGATTTAATTTGCCTAATCAAGCCTGAACCTTAGAGCTCTGACGCAGGGCTGAAATGGTCTTTTAGCTCCAAACAAACCAAACCTCAGGGCGTTAAAGTGTGGATGTTGTTGGTCGAAATGCACCTTTATACACAAATGCACTGTTTCTTTAGTTGAAAGTGTTGTGGTGGAGCACCTGTTTGGTAAGTGATCAACAAATGCACTTTTAAGCAGTTTAGTTGCAACAATATCTTTAGTAGGTAAGCTTATAGAGACGCTAACTGATCAGGATTTCCCCTGGGAGACTTCCTCTGGAGATAACACAATTTGGTGCCTAAGAATCACCTTTGAGGTGCTTAACATCTTGACTAATACGCATCTCCTAATACCCCAACCAAACTCTGGCTAGGATGCATAGTTCGTTAAAGACTTCACTGTACCTCAGACATCCAAACCCTTTTCctcttgctttttgttttgttatcaaCAGCGAATTCAGCTATTTCCCCTCATTAGCCAATGGTTTACTTAACTAAAGAAAAAATAGCAAATAATGTTCCAACATTAGTTTGTCTAAAGCTTGTTTAATACATCTAGACTAGGATATCACAGCTCTGATTGGCATTCCCTATTTTTTTCCCAGTTGGAAGTTGGAAATTCTGGTTGCATGTCACTGAATGCACTGCCATCTGGTATCAGAAACACATACATCTGTTAAAAATAATCCGCCATGTCTGATATTTACTGAACAAGAGCTGCTACAAACCAATGGGCATAAACACCCATTTTCATATGGTTtacagtattttattttgtttaatccAATCCCGTTTCATCTCGTCCAACACATTTTATTGTACTACTGTGTTAACCCACATATGGCTAATAAAACTgttctgaactgaactgaaccggCTGTACGTGGGATCAGATAAAAACTGCAGAAGCTCGCTTTGTGTCTGATCCTGTGATGTGAAATCACTGGAGTTTGCTGTCATTTTCAAGTTGGAAAAGAACGGCTGGAAAATGTCCTTTCAACATCTGGTTTGAATCCATCTTTAGGATGTCCCAATTTGCTAAAGTTAGggccatttatgttttgttACTTTTTGTGGGAATATCAAACAAGCGACATGGACTTTGGCCAACAGAGAGCTCCATACAACCTCAATCTCATCTGGATTTTTACACTTGCAGTGACAAATATAAACAGCGTCAAACAGGATATCTTACTTTGGAGTGATGGGGGAGGCAGCATTGCGGTTGGTGTAGTTGACCAGAGCATTGAAGGACTGATTCACCCACTGCCAGAACACCACAGCAGGAACTGTTCTAAAAACAGACAGATAAGAAACTAAAGTTCCTCTGTGAAACGGGAGGATGTGGTAAAGTTCAGCATGTCCTTTTTCCTCATCGCTACCTGTAGAATTGCAGCATGAACCCAGTGATGGCCATGCCCCCGGGGACCTGGAACGACATGCGGCCGATGAGGTTCATACGATCTCCCGTGTCTGGGTGGAAGGCCGAGTCGTACAGCTTCTTTGCATAGTGGAGCTGCTCCACTGTGGTGCCCGGAGGGATGGATCCTGCCCTGCACAGATCCATAAACACTAAATAAACACACCAGTGGACACTCTCCACCATCTTGTGGAAGCATtccttctttatttttgttaagtTCTTACCTGCAGCTTTCTACTAAAGCTTTGGCTTCATCTAGTCGTGGGTCAGATAAGAGCGCAGTTCGGCAGTCGGTGATGTTAAAGAAGTGTTTCAGTCGGCCCATGAACGTAAACTGATCCCATCGTGGCGCATCAATGTCGAACGAGCTTAAAGCCATTGTGGCCGTCGAAAAGCAGCTCAATGTATTCGAAAGTCACAGTGTTCACGCCGCAGGAAGTCACTGAGCAGCTGCAGATCAAACCTGGACAAACAGACAAAGAATGATACGACTTGCTGAATGTCTagtgaagaataaaaacataaatataaacggATTTTCATTTTGGGATTGAAATATAAACTGGTTAATAGTTATACACGTGTCCTGTCTGGTTTGAGCTGATCTAACATTAACAGACTTTTTTTAAAGGGTCAGACGAGGTCAAAATTCCCACAAACaaaagcttgtgtgtgtgtgtgtagagctGCAATGATCAGACGACAGATCAGCTGAGTTTATTGGTCACTTGTCCAATCGTGACTGTAAATTTAACCAAACATTTGGTGACATCTCTCTGGGCTTCTGTAAAGTTGTGATGTGTATTTCTAACCTCATTTCCTGCAGGTCGGTAGATTTTGAAAATGTCTTTGCGCACAAATGTTGTTTACTGGGAGAGTTAACAGCTTTAGTTTAGATTATTTGACACTTCCAGCATTTCAAAAGTGATATTTTaccactttgtgttttttttctattcctgTAAACACAATATCTTTGCAGCTGAGACAACTGACAGGACtataaaaataagaatttttCATAAAAAAGTGAAATCCCTCCATTCCAAATTTAGTTAAATGTAAGTATGGGTTATCAGCATTAGAAGCAAAGTAAATGATTATGTAAAATAGTCTCCGACTGCGTTTTCCCCCATATTTTAACATCATTAATGCTGATGGAAACAGTGCTTTAATCATGTAGTCAGGAGAGCTGATTTTTTCTCATGCTAACAGGTCTTTTAATCTCGACATAGTGCCCATGTTTGCATCAAATGTTGGTGATCCTTCCACACCCTGCGGAGATACCTTCACTCTGAATATCACAGAGTTGTAGTTGTACAGCTCTGGTTCTCTAAAGTTAACCACCAAGGCTGCTGGAAACTGCTGCTTGTGCTCACATCCCTGGACAAACACAACTCTGGATTCTTCCCTCAACATTCACAAGGCCCCAATTTCCACTAGAAATCATTGACCACCTCCTGGTAAATGGTTCCACAGGTAGTCATTTTGGGTTTCTAAAGCTGCAGCGTTGTGCTTCATATTAACCAATCAGAGAAGTAAAAACCTGCTGACTGCAGTGCAGGGTATCCAAACTCCCCTCTGGACTGTTCATCTTACATTATTACATTACTTTAAGTATTTGCTGTGAGTTTTAGATGAAAAGTAAATACAGGACACATTCGGAGAGAGGGGATATCAGCTCTCTGAAGGTTCAGTCTGGCTTGAACTAGATTGTTTCTGAAACTGTTTGTTTAGAAAGTCGGTTAAAGGCCCGCAGACGTGGGCGGGGAACACAGAACTTAGGCCAAAAATCAACGTGGCTCTACATACCAGGACATATACATGTATAACTGCAGCTGCATATGCTGGAGCTGCCTACTTGTTCATTTTGTTCTCCAACAATCGAAAACTCTTCAAATTGAGAAAAGCAGCAAATCCTCACATTTCAAAAGCTGCTTAATTTCAGCAGCAGAATATTCATCAAGAAAACTATGATTAAATTGACAAACCCCAAGTGTCTAGACTGACacatttgatgttttgttgGGCACTAAACAGCAACTAAGACTGTATCAGATGCTTAAAGCGTGAGCTGATGCAGgagtcaaaataaaaaatagttaAAGTTCATTTTAGATGATTGTTTAGAGAAGACAAGCAGAATGAAGATGCCATTTTTAGCGCTGAAAACAACTATTTTTCATCCATTTATAGCATTtagcctatctatatatgtatatttattcttcttattattttttatttaatcagaactataatatttcaaaacaaatgggaaaaaataacagcttagtatttactgtaatgcggtggtacagagtcagaccgtctcaactCCACACGGAAACAAAGCATccggcatgacgtcactttgctacgtaccgtaaagcgaagcagaacacggcagcagcttgaagctgacaaggtagaaatgttggttttcatcaagaaaattgtacatttccttcagtgaagccagaggaggagagtaagaattaggagtgcagttccgaaaagctcattactggccttactttataacactgtggcaattttatttgcttatttgtttacatgcctgtcgGGTATTTCAAGTCAAGCAGCTGCTCGTGTTTATGTTAGAAATTGTTtcactaaactacaatgtgaaaaaaaaattgtattacttgattactttttttgttcaagctacctcacagaagtgctctgtttataagtggtaaatgataaaataaaggtgaataaaatttttttttaaaaaatcaggGACGTCCTTGATCTGTTTCGTCgctgttcttcatttttttaatgtactgtagaagtatcggatcagGACTCGGTAttggcagatactcaaaatcaaatgactccgaggcaaaaaaaaactgatcgGGACACCCCTAATTTTAAGCTTGGTGTTAAAATAGTTTTTCCTTCCCACTGTCGCCGAGTGCTTGCGTAGTTGCAGTTGTTGTGTTACTGTATGTAAAGTGTCTTGAGGTGGCTTTTTGTTGTGAAACGGcacaatatgaataaaactgagttaCACTGTTACACACTTGACTGAATAATCTACAAGATAATCCAGACAACAGACCAGTTTCATAAAATTCCTGTCAAAATAATCTGATTAATGTAATAATATGTGGAAATTAGAACAGCATTTGTGCCTTTTACTCATATTTTTTGGAGTGAAACTCTACTATTGTATCATACAGTCAGTTTTTGAAGTCATTGTGTTTTAGTACACTGAATTATTTCTGTCTGGTGACAACAACAAGCACTTTTCCACAGTCAATGATGATGTGGGGTCATTATCTCTGTGGACACTTTTCCCATCAGTGATGCTAAGGTCAGATCAGGATGAGGACTCACCTTGTCACAAAGAGCAAAGAGCGCTCAAACTTTTCTTCGGGACAGACAGTGTCCAGAATGCCAGTAAATCTGCCCTTTACATGAATCAACTTTTGAGTAATGTGTTTTATTCCTCACAGAGGAGACAGAAATGCTTAATAAACATCCTCCAGATGTGTTGATTACAACAGTTTTGTCAGGGGGTGTACAAATGGTGCATTAAGGGGGAGTTGGAGAAGTGTAAAATGACGTGAGAATAAAATACTCAGAGTAACTCATCGTGTAGTTTACAATTATTACAGTagatgaagtttttttttttagattaaacgTGAGCTTGACAAAATGGATCTGCAGGCCAGAGCACGTCCAGCACCTCAGTACATCTGCAGAAGTTAACAGCTGTAAACTCGCGCATGTGCGAAATCAGTTCAACTACAGACACGCAGTTTGTAatagaaagagaaacagagaaaatgCGTTTGTATTGGAGTCCTGTGTGTAAGTTTACCGACCTGAGAGATGGGAAAACTCTTAAAAACATGTCAGACAGGGTGACGCAACCCCGAGCTCGAGCTACCGGCTGAGTCTGATTTCTGGCGGAACACGCGGACAACCAAAGCCCCGACCCACCGGCTGCGACCCGCACCCACAGAAACAGGAAACATACCTTTAAGGAGATCTCCAAGCGCCACAAGGAGCGACCTGTCAGGTAAAAAATGTGCTCATGGGTCACTGTAGTAAAGAAATGTGCACGTGGCAAACCATCCTCCAATCAAAGGCTGGGGCAGCTCCTCATGTGAAAACCGGTGAAAACCAAACCTGACACGTTATTTATTTGACGGGCTGAAGGGGAAACACGTCTGACTGATGCACGAGTTTACAGCTTACAAACCTAGAGGAAGCACAGTTGTTGTGTTAGCTAATTACCTCCGTGGTGGGGTTGTCCTCGGTTTCCTGTTAGGATTAAACTAATTAGTTGTTGCAGCTTATTACATCTATCTGCACATATTGTCCACAAAATGACACaatatggtgttttttttctcttttcttattAAACATTCAGCGGGAAGCTAAATAAACTCGTCCTCCATACTTGAGGTTGGTGTTGCATTCATGTCAAATTGTATAAAACGCTATTAACGACAGGACAAAGCCTCTCACGCCagtg of the Odontesthes bonariensis isolate fOdoBon6 chromosome 23, fOdoBon6.hap1, whole genome shotgun sequence genome contains:
- the sfxn2 gene encoding sideroflexin-2, producing the protein MALSSFDIDAPRWDQFTFMGRLKHFFNITDCRTALLSDPRLDEAKALVESCRAGSIPPGTTVEQLHYAKKLYDSAFHPDTGDRMNLIGRMSFQVPGGMAITGFMLQFYRTVPAVVFWQWVNQSFNALVNYTNRNAASPITPKQIGVAYITATSTALATAVGLNLYTKKAPPLVARWVPFAAVAAANCVNIPMMRQQEILNGIAVTDENGNKLGHSKNAAIKGITQVVISRITMAAPGMIILPIIMQRLEKYKFMQRITFLHGPFQVMMVGVFLIFMVPAACSLFPQRCSLPVSKLEPELRASIMSQYGDSVQQVYFNKGL